The sequence GGTTTGGGACAACCTTACGGTGAACTGTATGGTTACCGAGAGATCAGAGATGCCTTGACGAAATACTTTCTTGACCCTGACATGATAAGGGAGCAGAGAAAATTGATTCTCCCAATGGAGGGGTTTAAACATAGGAGGACTGGAGAGGTAATCCCGTGGTTCATGGAATGGTTGATATATAATCACCCACTGATCCAGAAGGTCGCGTCAGGTGACTTGAAACCGATAGATGCTCTGAATGACATGGCAAACAAGTGGAACGAACTGAAAAAGAAGTATGCTAAGTAACCGTCAATTCCACCTTTTTTTTGGTGTTAATTCTTGAATGACTTGAAAGAAGCCTCCAACTTTTTAGCCTACATGACTTGGCCCCAGATCTCTGAAGCTGTGAAGCAAGGTAAGGTCGTTATAATCCCAACGGGCTCCATTGAACAGCATGGTAGAGCCCTACCAATGAATGTTGACAGTTACACTGTCGACACTATCGCTAGGGCAGTGGCAGTCAAGACAGGGCAGATAGTCACGCCTCCAGTATTGTTTGGAGTTTCATCTGTGTGGAGGCGTTTTCCAGGGACCATGTACCTGAAACCAGACACATTCAAAATGGTTATTGAAGACCTTGTTTACAGTCTTCTGGAATCAGGGTTCAAGAAGATATTTATACTCAATGGTCACAGACCTAATATGTGGTTTCTTGACGCTGCGGCTCTGGATCTGATGGAAAAGTATTACGACCAATTCAAGTTCACAATCGCATTCTCATCTTACTGGGACATGCCTGGGGTAAGGGAAGAATTGAATAGGTTACGTAAAGGAGGGAAGGGAAGCATGGGTCACGCATGTGAGGCTGAAACTTCTCTAACGATATATTTGCAACCTCAACTTGTCAGGTATAGTGAGTTGAGAAATATCAAACCTTCAAGGCAGGTTTGGGACTGGACAGAAGATAGGCCCATGCCCCAGATCT is a genomic window of Candidatus Bathyarchaeota archaeon containing:
- a CDS encoding creatininase family protein, whose product is MNDLKEASNFLAYMTWPQISEAVKQGKVVIIPTGSIEQHGRALPMNVDSYTVDTIARAVAVKTGQIVTPPVLFGVSSVWRRFPGTMYLKPDTFKMVIEDLVYSLLESGFKKIFILNGHRPNMWFLDAAALDLMEKYYDQFKFTIAFSSYWDMPGVREELNRLRKGGKGSMGHACEAETSLTIYLQPQLVRYSELRNIKPSRQVWDWTEDRPMPQIYRGYVSPDVTDGVMGDPTCASAESGEKFFNAIVDKISHFILDYASGDFEKYILLK